One stretch of Vidua macroura isolate BioBank_ID:100142 unplaced genomic scaffold, ASM2450914v1 whyUn_scaffold_189, whole genome shotgun sequence DNA includes these proteins:
- the LOC128802801 gene encoding uncharacterized protein LOC128802801 isoform X3, protein MYSSLHIGYAGAGGAGAGAAAGERLGREHEPVLLGAALHDADVVDGEPAPADHLQHAGGGARRDISGIPQPSQSPPGLPRPAGKLGAVLWERPERSQLPKAPWEKQGAPARASGMIPNSHPRSLGEPSGGSRCPRDPWVDPRVLGSAHPTPRNAGNRRGILFWREGPGRDPPRVPHPSTSPDPSASSLYPSPSPCPSCPTRGSPTPRVSARAQREARPEREQPPGRGRAGLDTEPAMAPREHRDPLPGLGLGSVSQRRSHGRFPGRRGNGPARSSGGPGAPRNIWGLLRGSGSV, encoded by the exons ATGTACAGTAGTCTGCACATTGGTTACGCCGGCGCGGGCGGCGCCGGAGCCGGAGCTGCCGCAG GAGAGCGACTCGGCCGTGAGCACGAACCAGTACTCCTTGGAGCCGCCCTTCATGATGCTGATGTTGTTGATGGTGAGCCAGCCCCTGCGGATCACCTGCAGCACGCCGGGGGGGGGGCGAGGCGGGACATCAGCGGGATCCCGCAGCCATCCCAAAGCCCGCCAGGCCTCCCCCGTCCCGCAGGGAAGCTGGGAGCAGTGTTGTGGGAACGCCCGGAGCGTTCCCAGCTCCCCAAAGCCCCgtgggaaaagcagggagctcctgcccgggcCAGCGGGATGATCCCGAATTCCCATCCGCGCTCTCTCGGGGAGCCCTCGGGTGGATCCCGCTGCCCCAGGGATCCGTGGGTGGATCCCAGAGTCCTGGGGAGTGCCCACCCAACGCCCAGGAACGCTGGGAATCGCCGAGGAATTCTCTTCTGGCGGGAGGGACCCGGCAGGGATCCACCACGGGTTCcacatcccagcacatccccGGATCCCAGCGCCTCATCCCTgtatcccagcccctccccgtGTCCCAGCTGCCCCACCCGGGGCTCTCCCACCCCTCGGGTTAGTGCCAGGGCTCAGCGGGAAGCGCGGCCGGAGCGGGAGCAGCCCCCGGGAAGGGGCAGAGCCGGGTTAGACACGGAGCCTGCCATGGCTCCGCGGGAACACCGGGATCCcctcccggggctggggctggggtcgGTTTCCCAGCGCAGGAGCCACGGCAGATTCCCGGG CCGGCGAGGGAACGGCCCTGCCCGGAGCTCTGGGGGTCCTGGGGCTCCCCGCAACATCTGGGGGCTGCTGAGAGGAAGTGGAAGTGTCTGA
- the LOC128802801 gene encoding uncharacterized protein LOC128802801 isoform X5, with protein sequence MGELLREGPGLPVGAALPFPGLLWDLVPPAPWAAPGWGRTPLEPTLLQQGPPGMRLEGAWEPLPARGRRNGNIWNCLEQLQLHFVSRWSQKVTLAFVERPRTRGRPPPPRPTRFPDKPTALFQAGFGAEGSATSGADKAAAPGQRHPHPPPQKKKIQPRWGDGESRAGVPSVQTTCSGGKGCTVVCTLVTPARAAPEPELPQISPRFSAPYLLVLVPGERLGREHEPVLLGAALHDADVVDAGEGTALPGALGVLGLPATSGGC encoded by the exons atGGGGGAATTGCTCCGGGAGGGACCGGGGCTCCCCGtgggtgctgctctgccttttccagggCTGCTTTGGGATTTGGTCCCTCCGGCTCCGTGGGCAGCTCCGGGATGGGGCCGGACCCCCTTGGAGcccaccctgctccagcagggaccCCCAGGAATGCGGCTGGAAGGAGCCTGGGAGCCGCTTCCAGCCAGGGGCCGCCGGAACGGCAACATCTGGAATTGTttagagcagctccagctccactTTGTCTCCAGATGGTCCCAAAAAGTGACGTTGGCCTTTGTGGAGAGGCCACGAACCCGGGGCCGGCCCCCTCCCCCGCGCCCCACACGATTTCCTGACAAACCCACAGCGCTTTTCCAGGCGGGATTCGGAGCCGAGGGCTCTGCCACGTCAGGAGCAGACAAAGCCGCGGCCCCGGGACAGCgacacccccacccccccccccaaaaaaaaaaaatccagccccGCTGGGGGGACGGGGAGAGCCGGGCCGGCGTTCCCAGTGTTCAGACTACCTGTTCAGGTGGGAAGGGATGTACAGTAGTCTGCACATTGGTTACGCCGGCGCGGGCGGCGCCGGAGCCGGAGCTGCCGCAG ATTTCCCCCCGTTTTTCCGCCCCGTACCTCCTCGTCCTTGTACCAGGAGAGCGACTCGGCCGTGAGCACGAACCAGTACTCCTTGGAGCCGCCCTTCATGATGCTGATGTTGTTGATG CCGGCGAGGGAACGGCCCTGCCCGGAGCTCTGGGGGTCCTGGGGCTCCCCGCAACATCTGGGGGCTGCTGA
- the LOC128802801 gene encoding uncharacterized protein LOC128802801 isoform X2: MGELLREGPGLPVGAALPFPGLLWDLVPPAPWAAPGWGRTPLEPTLLQQGPPGMRLEGAWEPLPARGRRNGNIWNCLEQLQLHFVSRWSQKVTLAFVERPRTRGRPPPPRPTRFPDKPTALFQAGFGAEGSATSGADKAAAPGQRHPHPPPQKKKIQPRWGDGESRAGVPSVQTTCSGGKGCTVVCTLVTPARAAPEPELPQESDSAVSTNQYSLEPPFMMLMLLMVSQPLRITCSTPGGGRGGTSAGSRSHPKARQASPVPQGSWEQCCGNARSVPSSPKPRGKSRELLPGPAG; encoded by the exons atGGGGGAATTGCTCCGGGAGGGACCGGGGCTCCCCGtgggtgctgctctgccttttccagggCTGCTTTGGGATTTGGTCCCTCCGGCTCCGTGGGCAGCTCCGGGATGGGGCCGGACCCCCTTGGAGcccaccctgctccagcagggaccCCCAGGAATGCGGCTGGAAGGAGCCTGGGAGCCGCTTCCAGCCAGGGGCCGCCGGAACGGCAACATCTGGAATTGTttagagcagctccagctccactTTGTCTCCAGATGGTCCCAAAAAGTGACGTTGGCCTTTGTGGAGAGGCCACGAACCCGGGGCCGGCCCCCTCCCCCGCGCCCCACACGATTTCCTGACAAACCCACAGCGCTTTTCCAGGCGGGATTCGGAGCCGAGGGCTCTGCCACGTCAGGAGCAGACAAAGCCGCGGCCCCGGGACAGCgacacccccacccccccccccaaaaaaaaaaaatccagccccGCTGGGGGGACGGGGAGAGCCGGGCCGGCGTTCCCAGTGTTCAGACTACCTGTTCAGGTGGGAAGGGATGTACAGTAGTCTGCACATTGGTTACGCCGGCGCGGGCGGCGCCGGAGCCGGAGCTGCCGCAG GAGAGCGACTCGGCCGTGAGCACGAACCAGTACTCCTTGGAGCCGCCCTTCATGATGCTGATGTTGTTGATGGTGAGCCAGCCCCTGCGGATCACCTGCAGCACGCCGGGGGGGGGGCGAGGCGGGACATCAGCGGGATCCCGCAGCCATCCCAAAGCCCGCCAGGCCTCCCCCGTCCCGCAGGGAAGCTGGGAGCAGTGTTGTGGGAACGCCCGGAGCGTTCCCAGCTCCCCAAAGCCCCgtgggaaaagcagggagctcctgcccgggcCAGCGGGATGA
- the LOC128802801 gene encoding uncharacterized protein LOC128802801 isoform X4, with protein sequence MGELLREGPGLPVGAALPFPGLLWDLVPPAPWAAPGWGRTPLEPTLLQQGPPGMRLEGAWEPLPARGRRNGNIWNCLEQLQLHFVSRWSQKVTLAFVERPRTRGRPPPPRPTRFPDKPTALFQAGFGAEGSATSGADKAAAPGQRHPHPPPQKKKIQPRWGDGESRAGVPSVQTTCSGGKGCTVVCTLVTPARAAPEPELPQESDSAVSTNQYSLEPPFMMLMLLMPARERPCPELWGSWGSPQHLGAAERKWKCLKSQEKAGSATGIHGRGGTAPPGKSGTQWPPGIHILGQ encoded by the exons atGGGGGAATTGCTCCGGGAGGGACCGGGGCTCCCCGtgggtgctgctctgccttttccagggCTGCTTTGGGATTTGGTCCCTCCGGCTCCGTGGGCAGCTCCGGGATGGGGCCGGACCCCCTTGGAGcccaccctgctccagcagggaccCCCAGGAATGCGGCTGGAAGGAGCCTGGGAGCCGCTTCCAGCCAGGGGCCGCCGGAACGGCAACATCTGGAATTGTttagagcagctccagctccactTTGTCTCCAGATGGTCCCAAAAAGTGACGTTGGCCTTTGTGGAGAGGCCACGAACCCGGGGCCGGCCCCCTCCCCCGCGCCCCACACGATTTCCTGACAAACCCACAGCGCTTTTCCAGGCGGGATTCGGAGCCGAGGGCTCTGCCACGTCAGGAGCAGACAAAGCCGCGGCCCCGGGACAGCgacacccccacccccccccccaaaaaaaaaaaatccagccccGCTGGGGGGACGGGGAGAGCCGGGCCGGCGTTCCCAGTGTTCAGACTACCTGTTCAGGTGGGAAGGGATGTACAGTAGTCTGCACATTGGTTACGCCGGCGCGGGCGGCGCCGGAGCCGGAGCTGCCGCAG GAGAGCGACTCGGCCGTGAGCACGAACCAGTACTCCTTGGAGCCGCCCTTCATGATGCTGATGTTGTTGATG CCGGCGAGGGAACGGCCCTGCCCGGAGCTCTGGGGGTCCTGGGGCTCCCCGCAACATCTGGGGGCTGCTGAGAGGAAGTGGAAGTGTCTGAAGAGCCAGGAAAAGGCCGGATCTGCGACAGGGATTCATGGAAGGGGAggcacagcccctcctgggAAGAGCGGGACGCAGTGGCCCCCTGGAATCCACATTTTGGGACAATAA
- the LOC128802801 gene encoding translation initiation factor IF-2-like isoform X1, with the protein MGELLREGPGLPVGAALPFPGLLWDLVPPAPWAAPGWGRTPLEPTLLQQGPPGMRLEGAWEPLPARGRRNGNIWNCLEQLQLHFVSRWSQKVTLAFVERPRTRGRPPPPRPTRFPDKPTALFQAGFGAEGSATSGADKAAAPGQRHPHPPPQKKKIQPRWGDGESRAGVPSVQTTCSGGKGCTVVCTLVTPARAAPEPELPQISPRFSAPYLLVLVPGERLGREHEPVLLGAALHDADVVDGEPAPADHLQHAGGGARRDISGIPQPSQSPPGLPRPAGKLGAVLWERPERSQLPKAPWEKQGAPARASGMIPNSHPRSLGEPSGGSRCPRDPWVDPRVLGSAHPTPRNAGNRRGILFWREGPGRDPPRVPHPSTSPDPSASSLYPSPSPCPSCPTRGSPTPRVSARAQREARPEREQPPGRGRAGLDTEPAMAPREHRDPLPGLGLGSVSQRRSHGRFPGRRGNGPARSSGGPGAPRNIWGLLRGSGSV; encoded by the exons atGGGGGAATTGCTCCGGGAGGGACCGGGGCTCCCCGtgggtgctgctctgccttttccagggCTGCTTTGGGATTTGGTCCCTCCGGCTCCGTGGGCAGCTCCGGGATGGGGCCGGACCCCCTTGGAGcccaccctgctccagcagggaccCCCAGGAATGCGGCTGGAAGGAGCCTGGGAGCCGCTTCCAGCCAGGGGCCGCCGGAACGGCAACATCTGGAATTGTttagagcagctccagctccactTTGTCTCCAGATGGTCCCAAAAAGTGACGTTGGCCTTTGTGGAGAGGCCACGAACCCGGGGCCGGCCCCCTCCCCCGCGCCCCACACGATTTCCTGACAAACCCACAGCGCTTTTCCAGGCGGGATTCGGAGCCGAGGGCTCTGCCACGTCAGGAGCAGACAAAGCCGCGGCCCCGGGACAGCgacacccccacccccccccccaaaaaaaaaaaatccagccccGCTGGGGGGACGGGGAGAGCCGGGCCGGCGTTCCCAGTGTTCAGACTACCTGTTCAGGTGGGAAGGGATGTACAGTAGTCTGCACATTGGTTACGCCGGCGCGGGCGGCGCCGGAGCCGGAGCTGCCGCAG ATTTCCCCCCGTTTTTCCGCCCCGTACCTCCTCGTCCTTGTACCAGGAGAGCGACTCGGCCGTGAGCACGAACCAGTACTCCTTGGAGCCGCCCTTCATGATGCTGATGTTGTTGATGGTGAGCCAGCCCCTGCGGATCACCTGCAGCACGCCGGGGGGGGGGCGAGGCGGGACATCAGCGGGATCCCGCAGCCATCCCAAAGCCCGCCAGGCCTCCCCCGTCCCGCAGGGAAGCTGGGAGCAGTGTTGTGGGAACGCCCGGAGCGTTCCCAGCTCCCCAAAGCCCCgtgggaaaagcagggagctcctgcccgggcCAGCGGGATGATCCCGAATTCCCATCCGCGCTCTCTCGGGGAGCCCTCGGGTGGATCCCGCTGCCCCAGGGATCCGTGGGTGGATCCCAGAGTCCTGGGGAGTGCCCACCCAACGCCCAGGAACGCTGGGAATCGCCGAGGAATTCTCTTCTGGCGGGAGGGACCCGGCAGGGATCCACCACGGGTTCcacatcccagcacatccccGGATCCCAGCGCCTCATCCCTgtatcccagcccctccccgtGTCCCAGCTGCCCCACCCGGGGCTCTCCCACCCCTCGGGTTAGTGCCAGGGCTCAGCGGGAAGCGCGGCCGGAGCGGGAGCAGCCCCCGGGAAGGGGCAGAGCCGGGTTAGACACGGAGCCTGCCATGGCTCCGCGGGAACACCGGGATCCcctcccggggctggggctggggtcgGTTTCCCAGCGCAGGAGCCACGGCAGATTCCCGGG CCGGCGAGGGAACGGCCCTGCCCGGAGCTCTGGGGGTCCTGGGGCTCCCCGCAACATCTGGGGGCTGCTGAGAGGAAGTGGAAGTGTCTGA